Proteins encoded in a region of the Podarcis muralis chromosome 4, rPodMur119.hap1.1, whole genome shotgun sequence genome:
- the RFXAP gene encoding regulatory factor X-associated protein isoform X1, with protein MQPCGGDGEAVGALLQPQVVRQPQPPSRGASEAPSGLMVFYELGPAAGGDADGEGGGGDSAGSPGGGLEDLDDDEEGGAQSGGGGGGGGGCKSCTYKGCSETTTQVAKQRKPWMCKRHRNKMYKDKYKRKKSDQALGGAGSGGGGAGGGAPCSATAAAAAAAAQAGAGISPGGSARIESLLRSPEVVHFLQKRQQLLSQQALEQRQQQFPGAPV; from the exons ATGCAGCCCTGCGGCGGGGACGGGGAGGCGGTGGGCGCCTTGCTGCAGCCCCAGGTGGTGCGGCAGCCGCAGCCGCCGTCGCGGGGGGCCTCGGAGGCGCCCTCGGGCCTCATGGTCTTCTACGAGCTGggcccggcggcggggggcgaCGCGGACGGCGAGGGGGGCGGAGGCGACAGCGCCGGCAGCCCCGGCGGAGGCCTGGAGGATCTGGACGACGACGAGGAGGGCGGCGCCcagtcgggaggaggaggaggaggaggcggcggctgcaAGAGCTGCACCTACAAAGGCTGCAGCGAGACCACCACGCAAGTGGCCAAGCAGCGCAAGCCCTGGATGTGCAAGAGGCACCGCAACAAGATGTACAAGGACAAGTACAAGCGCAAGAAGAGCGACCAGGCCTTGGGGGGCGCTGGAAGTGGCGgaggcggagcaggaggaggcgcCCCTTGCTctgccacagctgctgctgctgccgccgccgcgcaggCTGGAGCTGGGATCTCTCCCGGAGGCAGCGCGAGAATCGAG TCCCTTCTGAGAAGTCCAGAAGTTGTACATTTTCTCCAGAAACGACAGCAGCTACTAAGTCAACAAGCATTGGAGCAAAGGCAGCAACAGTTTCCAGGAGCACCAGTGTGA
- the RFXAP gene encoding regulatory factor X-associated protein isoform X2, producing MQPCGGDGEAVGALLQPQVVRQPQPPSRGASEAPSGLMVFYELGPAAGGDADGEGGGGDSAGSPGGGLEDLDDDEEGGAQSGGGGGGGGGCKSCTYKGCSETTTQVAKQRKPWMCKRHRNKMYKDKYKRKKSDQALGGAGSGGGGAGGGAPCSATAAAAAAAAQAGAGISPGGSARIEDCTESSVSMSKQRTGNIGDRPAKPTLLEQVLNHKRLSLLRSPEVVHFLQKRQQLLSQQALEQRQQQFPGAPV from the exons ATGCAGCCCTGCGGCGGGGACGGGGAGGCGGTGGGCGCCTTGCTGCAGCCCCAGGTGGTGCGGCAGCCGCAGCCGCCGTCGCGGGGGGCCTCGGAGGCGCCCTCGGGCCTCATGGTCTTCTACGAGCTGggcccggcggcggggggcgaCGCGGACGGCGAGGGGGGCGGAGGCGACAGCGCCGGCAGCCCCGGCGGAGGCCTGGAGGATCTGGACGACGACGAGGAGGGCGGCGCCcagtcgggaggaggaggaggaggaggcggcggctgcaAGAGCTGCACCTACAAAGGCTGCAGCGAGACCACCACGCAAGTGGCCAAGCAGCGCAAGCCCTGGATGTGCAAGAGGCACCGCAACAAGATGTACAAGGACAAGTACAAGCGCAAGAAGAGCGACCAGGCCTTGGGGGGCGCTGGAAGTGGCGgaggcggagcaggaggaggcgcCCCTTGCTctgccacagctgctgctgctgccgccgccgcgcaggCTGGAGCTGGGATCTCTCCCGGAGGCAGCGCGAGAATCGAG GATTGCACTGAAAGTTCAGTTTCCATGTCAAAGCAAAGAACAGGCAACATTGGCGATCGGCCAGCAAAACCTACACTTTTGGAACAAGTGTTGAACCACAAAAGACTG TCCCTTCTGAGAAGTCCAGAAGTTGTACATTTTCTCCAGAAACGACAGCAGCTACTAAGTCAACAAGCATTGGAGCAAAGGCAGCAACAGTTTCCAGGAGCACCAGTGTGA